A window of the Lolium perenne isolate Kyuss_39 chromosome 7, Kyuss_2.0, whole genome shotgun sequence genome harbors these coding sequences:
- the LOC127317534 gene encoding uncharacterized protein — protein MDTSDGAAAAAAGLDEADAAFFSRSRHRCCCFSAPWQSSSTSSYARRAAGGGAGTDGEWWHQVGDGGARAGRRRWWRRGVDALMKVREWSELVAGPRWKTFIRSFRRGHHRHAGAGGGRKLNYDALNYALNFDEGACSPEDGGAEYPDFSARFAAPPGSVRTSMDLGARDAPSLFHHQPPPHAPPAAIAAAKG, from the coding sequence ATGGACACCAGCGACGGcgccgccgcggcggcggcggggctcgACGAGGCCGACGCGGCCTTCTTCTCCCGCAGCCGGCACCGCTGCTGCTGCTTCTCCGCGCCCTGGcagtcctcctccacctcctcgtacGCCCGCcgcgcggcgggcggcggcgcggggacgGACGGGGAGTGGTGGCACCAGGTCGGGGACGGCGGGGCGAGGGCGGggaggcggcggtggtggcggcgcggggtGGACGCGCTCATGAAGGTGCGCGAGTGGTCGGAGCTCGTCGCCGGCCCGCGCTGGAAGACCTTCATCCGCAGCTTCCGCCGCGGCCACCACCgccacgccggcgccggcggcgggcgcAAGCTCAACTACGACGCGCTCAACTACGCCCTCAACTTCGACGAGGGCGCCTGCAGCCCGGAGGACGGCGGCGCCGAGTACCCCGACTTCTCCGCCCGCTTCGCCGCGCCCCCGGGCTCCGTCAGGACATCCATGGACCTCGGCGCCCGCGACGCGCCCTCGCTCTTCCACCACCAACCGCCGCCGCACGCTCCCCCCGCTGCCATCGCCGCCGCGAAGGGCTGA
- the LOC127317533 gene encoding probable glutathione S-transferase DHAR2, chloroplastic produces MAVLLRTTTCATATTTGSSSTLLATTFRRGRRLLPARASPARRVFAARASAEPLEVCAKASITVPDRLGDCPFTQRVLLTIEEKNLPYALKLVDLANKPDWLLKINPEGKVPIVKLEDKWVADSDVITQVLEEKYPQPSLATPPEKASVGSKIFSTFIGFLKSKDTNDGTEQALLSELTSFDSHLKDNGPFINGEAISGADLSLAPKLYHMEIALGHYKNWSVPDSLANVKAYMKTVFAMDSFVNTRALPEDVIAGWRPKVMG; encoded by the exons ATGGCCGTTCTCCTCCGTACCACCACCTGCGCCACCGCCACGACCACCGGCTCCTCCTCGACCCTCCTCGCCACAACTttccgccgcggccgccgcctcctcccggcTCGCGCTTCGCCGGCGCGCCGCGTCTTCGCTGCCCGCGCCTCGGCCGAGCCGCTCGAGGTCTGCGCCAAGGCCTCCATCACCGTCCCCGACCGCCTCGGCGACT GTCCATTCACGCAGAGAGTTTTGTTGACAATTGAGGAGAAAAACCTGCCGTATGCTTTAAAACTAGTCGATCTCGCTAACAAACCTGATTG GTTGTTAAAAATTAACCCAGAAGGTAAGGTGCCCATTGTAAAGCTTGAGGACAAATGGGTCGCTGATTCCGATGTTATAACACAAGTACTAGAAGAAAAGTATCCTCAACCATCCTTGGCTACCCCGCCAGAAAAGGCTTCAGT AGGGTCAAAAATATTCTCCACCTTTATTGGTTTTCTCAAGAGCAAAGACACCAACGATGGAACAGAGCAGGCACTTCTTAGCGAGCTAACATCATTCGACAGTCATCTAAAAGACAAT GGACCATTTATTAATGGTGAAGCAATTTCTGGAGCTGATCTCTCTCTCGCTCCGAAATTGTATCACATGGAGATTGCTCTAGGCCACTATAAGAATTGGTCTGTCCCAGATTCACTTGCAAATGTGAAAGCATACATGAAG ACTGTTTTCGCAATGGATTCATTTGTGAACACTCGGGCTCTGCCAGAGGATGTCATTGCTGGATGGCGCCCAAAAGTCATGGGTTAA